The proteins below come from a single Chryseobacterium sp. MA9 genomic window:
- a CDS encoding sensor histidine kinase, with protein sequence MKSDHKSKLYIHLLFWVLYYILEAYLDFYWSRYQFPSFKWQLRLQNTLLLELGYFLVKIPLAYSLLYVYEKVHINKILKYILCILIVILAVLGHRLFTHYIIYPYIYGVTETLDGKQPSGLINGLVVFNSFMDLIFMVGLVFGIEITRQKNLLKDQISQLKSEKLDQELTMLKAQINPHFLFNTLNNIYGMALKKADETPDVILQLSKIMRYNIYEAAEKNISIEKDIENIKDFIQIQKIRHHHLSVHFQENIDNPSQEISPLILIQFIENAFKHGVSESFGEAFISIDIELKDGILSYCIENSKEEKPHQHSTKIGLKNIRRQLELLYPKHKLSVEDKTDRYIVHLKIDFNDPSSL encoded by the coding sequence TTGAAATCAGATCATAAATCTAAGCTATACATTCATCTGCTTTTTTGGGTATTGTACTATATTCTGGAGGCTTATCTTGACTTTTACTGGTCAAGATATCAGTTTCCAAGTTTCAAATGGCAGTTACGGCTTCAGAACACACTTCTTCTGGAGCTAGGTTATTTTCTGGTTAAAATTCCTCTTGCTTATTCTTTGTTGTATGTATATGAAAAGGTTCATATTAACAAGATTCTTAAATATATTCTCTGCATTCTTATTGTTATACTGGCAGTTTTAGGACATCGGTTATTCACCCATTACATTATTTATCCATACATCTATGGAGTTACAGAGACTTTGGATGGAAAGCAGCCTTCTGGACTTATCAATGGATTGGTAGTATTTAATTCCTTTATGGATCTTATTTTTATGGTAGGATTGGTTTTCGGGATAGAAATTACAAGACAGAAAAACCTGCTAAAAGACCAAATTTCTCAATTGAAATCGGAAAAACTGGATCAGGAACTTACCATGTTAAAAGCCCAGATCAATCCTCATTTTCTTTTCAATACATTGAATAATATCTACGGAATGGCTCTTAAAAAGGCAGATGAAACGCCTGATGTGATTCTGCAGCTGTCCAAAATCATGCGTTACAATATCTATGAAGCCGCCGAAAAAAATATTTCTATAGAAAAAGATATTGAAAATATTAAGGATTTTATACAGATCCAGAAAATAAGACATCACCATCTTAGTGTCCATTTTCAGGAAAACATTGATAATCCTTCTCAGGAAATCTCCCCCCTTATTCTGATTCAGTTTATTGAAAATGCTTTTAAACATGGTGTTTCCGAAAGTTTTGGAGAAGCTTTTATCTCCATTGATATTGAACTGAAAGACGGAATTCTTAGCTATTGTATTGAGAATTCCAAAGAAGAAAAACCTCATCAGCATTCTACCAAAATAGGACTGAAAAACATTCGCCGCCAGCTTGAACTTCTTTATCCTAAACATAAACTGAGTGTTGAGGATAAAACTGACCGATATATTGTACACCTCAAAATTGATTTCAATGATCCATCCAGCCTCTAA
- a CDS encoding TonB-dependent receptor: MNKTALLFFPTCMAISSLVSAQTASVTASGRIINKDKAAIPYAHIILRKEKDSTFTAGTITNEEGRFSITGIKPDHYLLETSITGYNTYTQPVFIGSLSEFLEIPTIELAQKQENETKIEAITITASKKNEIDSRLDKKTYSVADNISQSGGSVLQSMQNLPGITVQDGKVQLRGNDKVTVLIDGKQTALTGFGSQTGLDNIPASAIDKIEIINNPSSKYDANGNAGIINIIMKKNKQNGWNGKVGFTTGLGSLWVRKENLPTIRPQYTLTPKINPSLSVNYRKNKVNIFLQADNLYTETLNKNEFVTRTYDNGTVINSQLKRNRNTNFFTTKAGIDWTIDPQNTLTISGMYGSEKIIDRGDQPFFNGDMSQRLRLWQFLEDELKTTVMGTASYQHKFKDAGHVLNVGFNYTFHREDEKYFYDNYLLSSAGTDAFKLLSDEQVYDFNVDYVKPLKYGRIETGIKLRNRSIPTNMNFIPGANSVLDVSAGGKADYKEFIPAVYGNYVFENEKWEAELGLRLEYVKIQYDVNPNHPTYKSDGYNYTQPFPNFRLAYKLDNRNKFSVFYNRRVDRPNEVDIRIFPKYDDAEIIKVGNPALRPQFTNSIELGYKHNWNNGYLYSALYYRFANGTITRISSIIPNSTLIYAIFQNAGKSYNTGLETIWNQKISDVYSFNINGNLYRNQINAFTVENLYPAPNTFSADQQTAISGNIKMNNVFHFSKGLDMQFTLVYLAPDIIPQGRIKSRFSMDAGLKKAIQKGKGELFLNASDLLNTMVIRKSVQGSGFAYTSNDYYETQVIRLGYSYKF; this comes from the coding sequence AGCTTCTGTAACGGCATCCGGAAGAATCATCAATAAAGATAAAGCAGCAATACCTTACGCCCATATTATTTTAAGAAAAGAAAAAGACAGCACTTTTACAGCCGGAACCATTACCAATGAGGAAGGACGATTTTCCATTACAGGCATAAAACCGGACCATTATCTTCTGGAAACCTCCATCACTGGATATAATACATACACACAGCCTGTTTTCATAGGAAGTCTTTCAGAGTTTCTGGAAATTCCCACTATTGAACTGGCTCAGAAACAGGAAAATGAAACTAAAATAGAAGCCATCACTATTACCGCTTCCAAAAAGAATGAAATAGACAGCCGCCTTGATAAAAAAACTTATTCCGTAGCAGACAATATCAGCCAAAGTGGCGGCTCGGTATTACAAAGCATGCAGAATCTTCCCGGAATTACCGTACAGGATGGTAAAGTACAATTAAGAGGGAATGATAAAGTAACAGTACTTATTGACGGTAAACAGACTGCACTCACCGGATTTGGAAGTCAGACAGGACTGGATAATATTCCGGCTTCTGCCATTGATAAAATTGAAATCATCAACAATCCTTCCTCGAAATATGATGCGAACGGAAATGCAGGGATTATCAATATTATTATGAAAAAGAATAAACAGAACGGGTGGAACGGAAAAGTAGGATTTACAACAGGTTTAGGTTCACTTTGGGTAAGAAAAGAAAACCTTCCCACAATAAGACCGCAATATACGCTAACACCTAAAATAAATCCATCACTGTCTGTTAATTACAGAAAAAATAAGGTGAATATATTTTTACAGGCTGATAATTTATATACTGAAACGCTTAATAAGAATGAATTTGTAACCCGTACTTATGATAATGGAACCGTTATTAATTCTCAGCTGAAAAGAAACAGAAATACAAATTTCTTCACTACTAAAGCAGGAATAGACTGGACTATTGATCCACAAAATACATTAACCATTTCAGGAATGTATGGAAGCGAAAAGATCATCGACAGGGGAGATCAGCCGTTTTTCAATGGAGATATGTCCCAACGTCTCCGCCTGTGGCAGTTTTTGGAAGATGAACTGAAAACAACCGTTATGGGAACCGCTTCTTATCAGCATAAATTCAAAGATGCCGGACATGTTTTGAATGTAGGATTCAATTATACTTTCCACAGAGAGGATGAAAAGTATTTCTATGATAATTATCTTCTTTCTTCCGCAGGAACTGATGCCTTCAAATTATTATCTGATGAACAGGTCTACGATTTCAACGTAGATTATGTAAAACCTTTAAAGTACGGCCGGATAGAAACCGGAATTAAACTGCGAAACAGAAGCATACCTACCAATATGAACTTTATTCCTGGAGCCAACTCTGTTCTGGATGTTTCTGCGGGAGGAAAAGCCGATTATAAAGAATTTATTCCTGCAGTGTACGGAAATTATGTTTTTGAAAATGAAAAATGGGAAGCAGAGCTGGGGTTGAGGCTGGAATATGTAAAAATTCAATATGACGTAAATCCTAATCATCCAACATATAAAAGTGACGGATACAATTATACGCAACCATTCCCTAATTTCAGACTTGCTTATAAACTTGATAACCGCAATAAGTTCTCAGTATTTTACAATAGAAGGGTAGACCGTCCTAATGAAGTTGATATCCGTATTTTTCCAAAGTATGATGATGCAGAAATCATTAAGGTAGGAAATCCGGCACTGCGCCCTCAGTTTACGAACTCTATTGAACTTGGATATAAACACAATTGGAACAACGGATATCTGTATTCTGCATTATACTACCGTTTTGCCAACGGAACCATCACAAGAATTTCAAGCATTATTCCGAACAGTACTCTTATTTATGCCATATTCCAGAATGCCGGAAAAAGCTATAATACAGGGCTGGAAACGATATGGAATCAAAAGATATCTGATGTATATTCCTTTAATATCAATGGAAATCTATACCGTAACCAGATCAATGCATTTACTGTAGAAAACCTGTATCCAGCACCTAATACTTTCTCGGCAGACCAGCAGACAGCCATTTCAGGAAATATCAAGATGAATAACGTTTTTCATTTTTCAAAGGGATTGGATATGCAGTTTACACTGGTGTATCTGGCACCGGATATTATTCCACAGGGAAGAATAAAATCCAGGTTTTCAATGGATGCAGGATTGAAAAAAGCCATTCAGAAAGGGAAAGGTGAACTGTTTTTAAATGCCTCAGATTTACTCAATACAATGGTAATCAGAAAGTCTGTTCAAGGCAGCGGATTCGCTTATACCAGCAATGATTATTATGAAACACAGGTGATCCGGCTGGGGTACAGCTATAAATTTTAA
- a CDS encoding DoxX family protein, translated as MKKNYFLRCALSVILLMHSAISIFSGDVNNFGIHYLDTIGFSPIGLYLAWLIKLTHLVSVFLIWKDRFIKPVALCNIIIFALGIYYIHWENGWFVVGGGTNGIEFNVLLIFSFINLMLPEVRLKKINQ; from the coding sequence ATGAAAAAGAACTACTTCCTCAGATGTGCATTATCAGTCATCTTGCTTATGCATAGCGCAATCTCTATTTTTAGTGGAGATGTCAACAATTTTGGCATTCACTATCTGGACACCATAGGATTTTCTCCAATAGGACTGTATCTTGCCTGGTTAATAAAGCTTACACACCTTGTTTCTGTTTTTCTTATCTGGAAAGACCGGTTTATAAAGCCTGTTGCTCTCTGTAACATTATAATTTTTGCATTGGGAATCTATTATATCCATTGGGAAAATGGTTGGTTTGTGGTAGGAGGTGGAACCAATGGGATCGAGTTTAATGTCTTGTTGATATTCAGTTTTATCAATCTCATGCTTCCTGAAGTTCGTTTAAAAAAGATCAATCAATAA
- a CDS encoding phosphatase PAP2 family protein, giving the protein MKKHFQTTMMYILVLSSALSRINAQNTNDTIEVQKPVQDSIITTEIQKSKLNYKSLIIPTAFIAYGVAGLTMNNLKQLNISTKVEINEHRPTQIKLDNYTQYAPAVIVYGLNAAGIKGKHNLRDRTIIYASSQLIAAAFIMPLKYLVKEERPDRSNTLSFPSGHAATAFSSAQFMFREYKDSNFWLSISGYPFAIFTGVYRMLNDKHWLGDVVAGAGFGILSTELAYWLFPKIDNLLRGKNKSKNTLSSTMVMPFYQNKIVGIGLVKTF; this is encoded by the coding sequence ATGAAAAAACACTTCCAAACAACGATGATGTATATCTTGGTTTTAAGTTCAGCTTTAAGCAGAATCAATGCTCAGAATACAAATGACACGATTGAAGTTCAGAAGCCTGTGCAAGACAGCATTATCACTACAGAGATTCAAAAAAGCAAGCTGAATTATAAAAGCCTGATCATTCCCACAGCATTCATTGCCTATGGAGTAGCAGGTTTGACAATGAATAATCTGAAGCAGCTTAATATCTCTACAAAAGTTGAGATTAACGAACACCGGCCCACACAAATAAAACTGGATAATTATACCCAATATGCCCCTGCAGTCATAGTATATGGACTGAACGCAGCTGGAATAAAAGGGAAACATAACCTGAGAGACCGTACTATCATCTATGCTTCTTCACAGCTGATTGCGGCAGCCTTTATAATGCCTTTAAAGTATCTTGTAAAAGAGGAAAGACCGGACAGATCAAATACATTGTCTTTTCCGTCAGGACACGCGGCAACAGCATTTTCTTCAGCACAGTTTATGTTCAGGGAATATAAAGACAGTAATTTCTGGCTGAGCATTTCAGGATATCCATTTGCTATTTTCACAGGGGTATACAGAATGCTGAATGATAAGCACTGGCTGGGGGACGTTGTGGCAGGAGCCGGATTTGGAATTCTTTCTACCGAACTTGCATATTGGCTGTTTCCAAAAATTGACAATTTATTACGGGGAAAAAATAAGAGTAAAAATACCTTATCATCTACGATGGTAATGCCATTTTATCAGAATAAAATTGTAGGAATAGGGTTGGTAAAAACCTTCTAA
- a CDS encoding FAD-binding dehydrogenase yields the protein MEERFLPDVIIIGSGLAGLTAAMEITNAGKKVLLLDQETEQNIGGQAFWSFGGLFLINSPLQRRMGIKDSYELALQDWKGTAGFDRPEDYWPRQWAEAYLKFAAGEKYEYISKLGIKLMFMVGWAERGDGSATGHGNSVPRFHVSWGTGTGVVKPFVEKAYKAQEKGLLQMKFRHRVTELLLENGKIKGLKGDILENDTQERGAETSRNVISTFEYTASNIIIASGGIGANHELVRKNWPERLGKAPENMVCGVPAYVDGKMIGIAENTGAHIINRDRMWHYTEGLQNWNPIWPNHGIRILPGPSSLWFDAKGKRLPAPFLPGFDTLGTLQYIQETGFSYSWFILTQKIIKKEFALSGSEQNPDITNKDYSLFLKRIFGKKAPGPVEAFKEHGKDFIVSDNLEDLVNRMNELAGNKLLNYEKIKSQIEARDRELDNKFSKDTQVNYIRNTRNYLGDKLGRVAAPHKILAPENGPLIAVRLNILTRKTLGGIKTNLNGQVLKDDDSIIEGLYAAGEVAGFGGGGMHGYRALEGTFLGGCIFSGMKAGKYIAGLKN from the coding sequence ATGGAAGAAAGATTTCTGCCTGATGTCATCATCATAGGAAGCGGACTGGCGGGGCTTACTGCTGCAATGGAAATTACTAATGCCGGGAAAAAAGTACTGCTTTTGGATCAGGAAACCGAGCAAAATATAGGAGGCCAGGCATTCTGGTCATTTGGTGGTTTGTTTCTGATCAATTCACCCCTGCAAAGAAGAATGGGAATCAAAGACTCTTATGAACTGGCTTTGCAGGACTGGAAAGGAACCGCCGGTTTTGACCGTCCGGAAGACTACTGGCCCCGTCAATGGGCAGAAGCTTACCTGAAATTTGCTGCCGGTGAAAAATATGAATACATTTCCAAACTAGGTATCAAGCTGATGTTTATGGTTGGTTGGGCAGAACGCGGTGACGGTTCAGCAACAGGACACGGGAATTCGGTGCCTCGTTTTCATGTAAGTTGGGGAACTGGTACAGGCGTAGTAAAACCTTTCGTAGAAAAAGCGTACAAAGCTCAGGAAAAAGGATTGCTTCAGATGAAGTTCAGACACAGAGTGACAGAATTGCTGTTGGAAAATGGAAAAATAAAAGGCCTCAAAGGAGATATTCTTGAAAATGATACTCAGGAAAGAGGGGCAGAGACTAGCAGAAATGTGATCTCAACATTTGAATATACTGCCTCAAATATCATCATAGCTTCTGGTGGAATTGGTGCCAATCATGAACTGGTAAGGAAAAACTGGCCCGAAAGACTCGGAAAAGCACCGGAAAATATGGTCTGCGGTGTTCCAGCCTATGTAGATGGCAAAATGATTGGTATTGCAGAAAATACAGGAGCTCATATTATCAACCGTGACAGAATGTGGCACTACACAGAAGGTTTGCAAAACTGGAATCCCATCTGGCCCAACCACGGAATCAGGATATTACCAGGACCTTCTTCTTTATGGTTTGATGCTAAAGGGAAACGGCTCCCTGCTCCCTTTCTTCCCGGATTTGATACGTTGGGAACCTTACAATATATACAGGAAACCGGGTTTTCTTACTCGTGGTTTATCCTCACTCAGAAAATTATTAAAAAAGAATTTGCTCTTTCGGGTTCAGAACAGAATCCGGATATTACCAATAAGGACTACTCTCTTTTTCTGAAAAGGATTTTCGGTAAAAAGGCTCCAGGGCCGGTAGAAGCTTTTAAAGAGCATGGAAAAGACTTTATTGTATCAGATAATCTGGAAGATCTGGTTAACAGGATGAATGAACTGGCCGGAAATAAGCTTTTGAATTATGAAAAAATAAAATCTCAAATTGAAGCCCGGGACAGAGAATTAGACAATAAATTTTCAAAAGATACCCAGGTTAATTATATCCGGAATACCCGGAATTATTTAGGAGATAAACTTGGACGTGTAGCGGCTCCCCATAAGATTTTAGCCCCAGAAAACGGTCCTTTGATTGCTGTACGGCTCAATATTTTGACCCGTAAAACTTTAGGCGGTATAAAAACCAATCTGAATGGTCAGGTATTAAAAGACGACGACAGTATTATTGAAGGATTGTATGCTGCAGGAGAAGTGGCAGGTTTTGGCGGTGGCGGAATGCATGGTTACAGAGCGCTGGAAGGAACATTTTTGGGAGGCTGTATTTTTTCAGGAATGAAAGCCGGGAAATATATTGCGGGGCTTAAAAACTAA
- a CDS encoding LytTR family DNA-binding domain-containing protein translates to MIHPASKKYNCIIVEDEPIAAEILETFISRDSELNLIGKCSDAVYASNLLSIHEVDLMFLDLHLPVVKGFDFLKKLKNPPFVIVTTAYHQYAIEGYELDIADYLLKPIPYERFVTAVGKFKYLMEAEDALLEIAERDYIFINSGKKQVKIILQDIFYIESLREYIHIHTKTETFTFKMPISKIEESLNPNIFTRIHKSYIISKPKIEIKSAAVVQVKGKKLPIGRTYKPFIDL, encoded by the coding sequence ATGATCCATCCAGCCTCTAAAAAATACAATTGCATTATTGTAGAAGACGAACCGATTGCTGCAGAAATTCTGGAAACATTTATTTCCCGGGATTCGGAACTGAATCTTATAGGTAAATGTTCTGATGCTGTGTACGCAAGCAATCTTTTGAGTATTCATGAGGTAGATCTAATGTTTTTAGACCTTCATCTTCCTGTGGTAAAAGGTTTTGATTTTTTGAAAAAACTAAAGAATCCCCCTTTTGTGATTGTTACAACAGCTTATCATCAATATGCCATAGAAGGGTATGAACTGGATATCGCAGATTATTTGCTGAAACCTATTCCTTATGAACGTTTTGTAACAGCCGTTGGGAAGTTTAAATATTTAATGGAAGCTGAAGACGCCTTATTAGAAATAGCTGAGCGCGATTATATCTTTATTAACAGTGGAAAAAAACAGGTTAAAATTATTCTTCAGGATATTTTTTATATCGAAAGTTTAAGGGAATACATACATATTCACACCAAAACGGAAACATTCACTTTTAAAATGCCTATTAGTAAAATAGAGGAAAGCCTGAATCCAAACATATTTACACGTATTCATAAATCTTATATTATTTCTAAACCTAAAATAGAGATTAAATCTGCAGCTGTTGTACAGGTAAAAGGGAAAAAGCTGCCTATTGGGAGAACTTATAAACCTTTTATTGATTTGTAG
- a CDS encoding rhodanese-like domain-containing protein, producing the protein MKYLFIIACFVCSIFSQAQQKQDPWKDSQLMDPALLASRIVKHSTKDLMIISVGPEAIIKGSVDIGPTHEPENLEKLRTYLKDIPKNREIVIYCGCCPFVKCPNIRPAFALLMEMGFKNAKLLNLPKNIKTDWLDKDYPTND; encoded by the coding sequence ATGAAATATTTGTTTATCATTGCCTGCTTTGTCTGCTCCATTTTCAGTCAGGCACAGCAAAAACAGGATCCATGGAAAGACAGCCAGCTGATGGATCCGGCGTTACTGGCTTCCAGAATTGTAAAGCATTCAACAAAAGACCTGATGATTATTTCAGTAGGCCCGGAAGCCATCATCAAAGGTTCTGTAGACATCGGGCCAACACATGAACCAGAAAACCTGGAAAAACTGAGAACTTATCTTAAAGATATTCCAAAGAACAGAGAAATTGTAATCTACTGCGGATGCTGTCCTTTTGTAAAATGTCCTAATATACGTCCTGCTTTTGCATTACTGATGGAAATGGGCTTTAAAAATGCGAAGCTTTTAAATCTTCCTAAAAATATAAAAACCGATTGGCTGGATAAGGATTATCCAACAAATGATTAA
- a CDS encoding TlpA disulfide reductase family protein, translating to MKTSFTIVFLILFSRFVFAQNKIEVGKKAPEITLTKPDGSSFSLSSLKGKLVLVDFWATWCAPCVGEQPELKKLYDTYSDQVKANTFEILGVSLDKNKENWQKAIERFNINWIQISDLKFWKSPVAKAYEIDELPFNVIIDGEGTIIAKNLHEKELEEFLKKNLNNN from the coding sequence ATGAAAACGAGTTTTACCATAGTGTTTTTAATCCTGTTTTCGAGATTTGTATTCGCTCAAAACAAAATTGAAGTAGGAAAGAAGGCTCCTGAAATAACCTTGACTAAACCGGATGGCTCTTCATTTTCACTTTCAAGTTTAAAAGGGAAACTGGTTCTTGTTGATTTCTGGGCCACGTGGTGTGCCCCGTGTGTAGGAGAGCAGCCTGAGCTGAAAAAATTGTATGATACCTATTCGGATCAGGTTAAAGCCAATACGTTTGAAATTCTGGGGGTTTCTTTAGATAAAAATAAAGAGAACTGGCAGAAAGCAATTGAACGATTCAATATCAACTGGATACAGATCAGTGATTTAAAATTCTGGAAAAGTCCTGTTGCTAAAGCCTATGAAATAGATGAGCTTCCTTTTAATGTAATCATAGACGGCGAAGGAACCATCATTGCTAAAAATCTTCACGAAAAGGAACTGGAAGAGTTTTTAAAGAAGAATCTAAACAACAATTAA